The sequence below is a genomic window from Nostoc flagelliforme CCNUN1.
TATTAGCTAAAATACTTAAAACTTTTAATTCAGTGATTTCAAAGGTGATAATAAAATTATTCCCCAACACAATATTGCCACGAGCAACCTCAAACTCATGATTTTTTATTTGAGAAGTTAATATTTCGTAGCTGTCAAATAAACAATCTTCTACGTCTTCATCAATTCCTACAGGAGAATGGTTGAAAATCATATTAACACGCGATGGATTAAGACCAAAGTGCTTAATAATTTTGGCTGTTCCAGTGCGATCGCGAAAGTGAATACAGCGCAACCAAATATTGTGAGAACTATCGATTTGTTTCAGTACCGTATCGACATGATTGCTGGTAAATAATTCCAGGTTGTCTGGATGAAAAGTGAGGAGAGTTAGCATATAGCCATCCTAATTGAGTCGTAAGAAAATACTATGACTCATGTTGAGCGATAATTTATTTGACTACAAGGATACATAAAATGTCAAAGCTTACGGTTTATGGCGGTGGATAGACATATTGCAATCCGCTTGGTGTTAATGATATTTTACCCCGGAAGATCCCCCCAACCCCTCTTAAAAAAGCTTGCTGTAATTCCCTCCTTTTTAAGGCATACGCTTGGGTTAAGGTTAAAACTCCTTGTCAAAGTCAATTTTTTTCTCTTTTCCCAGATTTAAGGCGGGTAGCTTTCGCTGGTGCTGACTTATTTTGTAGAATTGCAATTTCCCTCTGGGCATCTTGATAACTATCTTTTTCACCTTGCTGTTGGAATAGTTTTGCAGATTTTCTGAAATCTGCGATCGCTCCCTGTTTATTTTTCTGCTTGGTGCGAATCACGCCCCGATTATAGTAGGCTAAGGCATTGTTACCATTAATTGCGATCGCTCGTGAATAATCTTGATTTGCAGCTTTTTTATTTCCCAGTTCGAGATAGGCGTTACCACGGTTGTTATAAGCTGCTAAATTATTAGAATCTAGTTTCAGCGCTTCGGTGTAATCTTCAATAGCACCTTTATAATCTCCGAAAGAAAAGCGGTGAATACCTCTGTGGATGTAAGCCGCAGTAAATTTAGGATCAATCTGTAAAATAGTGTTGTAATCTTCAGTAGCTTCGAGATTATCTCCTAGATCGCTGTAAATATCACCACGATTAAGATAGGCTTCGATGTATTTAGGATTGATGTTAATTGCGTCTGTATAATCTTTCAGTGCTGCATATTTTTGTTTATTAATCGATTGAGTTAAACCCCTTTGATAATAAGCTTTAGCATCGCTAGGATTAATCTTAATTACTCTATCAAAATCTTGGATTGCTTCAAGTCTTTTTCTGAGGCGACGGCGAAGAATCCCTCGCTGTAAGTAGGCTTCGGTATACTGAGGCTTGAGAGCGATCGCTTTGTTAAAATCTGCAATTGCTCCTTTATTATCCTTCAGTTGAGTACGAGCTAACCCCCGACCATAATAAGCATAAGCATCTTGAGAATTTAACTTAATCGCTTGGGTATAGTCTGCGATCGCTTCTTTGTACTTGCCTAATTCAGAAAAAGCAAATCCTCGGTCAAAATAAGCATTAGCATCTTGAGGATTAAGCGAAATAGCTTGGCTAGAATCTGCTTGTGCTTGCTCGTAGTCTCCTAATCGATAATAAGCATCGCCTCGCTTATTATATGCCAGAGCGTTTTTTGGAGCTAATTCAATCGCCTGATTAAAATCTTCAACTGCTCCTTCATAGTTTCCTGCATCATATTTATTGACTCCCTCTTGGTATAATGTCTGTTGAGCATCTGTTAGAGGTTTTAGCAACCTCAATTGCCATGCTCCAACGCCAAGTATGATACAGCCAGCTACCCCTGTCAGAACTAGTAATAATTGTTTATGATGGTGTTTTTGCTGATTGTGATCAACATTTGTTATCTTTTTCAGGTCGTCTAAAACTTCGGTAGCATATTGATAGCCTTTACGATAGTCAAAACGCACCATCTTATTAATAATTATTGCTAATTTTCTGTTAATTTTTAGGTTTTTGTTATACCAAATGATTTCATCTGTTAGGCGATTTTTCTGACTTCGCAAATTAGAGATTTCGTTTTCAGATAAACCTAAAAGCGCTGCGATCGCAACGATACCTAAAGCATATATATCGCTGTTGTATTTGAGATTGCCGTTAACTTGTTCTATCGGCATATATTCCAGATCGTTAACGGTATTATTGATGGCTCCATTAAAAACGCCAAAGTTAACCAAAACTAACTTTTTATCTGATTCACGGCAAATAATATTCGCTGGTTTAATATCCCGATGAATCACGCCATTGCTATGTACAATCACCAAAATTTCTAATATCTCTGATAAAAGACTAATTACTTGGTCTTCCCCCAGAGGTTGCCCCTGGATAATTTCGTTAGTTAAAGGATTGCCGGGTATGAATTCTTGGACTATATAGAACTCTTCATTTTCTTCAAAATAAGCAATTAGCTTTTGAATTCTATCGTGTTTTTGTCCTAGTTTTTCTAAGTTTGCTGCTTGAGTCGCAACCAAGCGGCGTAATATTGTTAAATTTTCAGGATTGCTACTAGGAGGACGTAACTGCTTTACTATAAATTGGCTGCCAGGAAGATTAACATCTTCAGCTAGATAGTTTTTACCGTTTTCACTATCATTGAGAATTTTTAGGATTCGATAATGTCCATTTAGTAAATGACTATTCATTAATATAAATATAGTATTATAAATTGTTTGATTATAGCTTAGGTGTTATTACTGTTGAGTTTTAGATATAAAGATTTATTTATTTTAAAGAATATCACCGCATCGCAGAGTAAAAGGGTGGTGTCAGCCAAAAGCCGCTCAAAAAACTTAATTTAGTTTGGTGTGGTGGAAGCCATATTTTGGAAATATCCCTCTTCTGTCACTCTCCGAAAACTTTTGCCATTTCTGAATTCTAGAGCTTTTGTATAGCCTGCGATCGCGCGATTATTTCCTAATAACAAATACAAGACCGATTTTTTTCTAATAGTATAGCTTGTATTCATTGCCTCATGAGGCTTCTAGCGATCGCCCTCACGGAAAGTGACAAAAGAGGGATATAGCGCTTCTCGTTTGGATGCAATACATTTTGACCTCTCTCCAAACCTCTCTCCTAAAAGGAGAGAGGCTTTGAATCATACTCCCCTTCCCTTGCAGGGAAGGGGCTGGGGGTTAGGTCTGTATTTAACTCAACCCAGAAGCGCTATACCCGCATTTCTCACAAGCGGTGCGATCGCTATGACCAAACCTTTATCAGGCTTAGATTTTGAGCGTTTTAGACACTGTATGAATCACAGCAGTATGTGAACGGGGTATTTTATCTCAAGTCTAAATGGGATAAGCGTTTTGGGCTACTCGTTTAAACCTTTGTGAGAAATGCGGGTATAGTAGCCATGATGGAACAATGGCATCCCAAAAATAGACAGTATATCGCATTGTCAGCCAAAACAATCGCATTGTCAGTCAAAACAATCGCATTGTCAGCCAAAACAATCGTATTGTCAGCCAAAACAATCGCATTGTCAGCCGATGTATCAATAATGCAAGGAGAAAATAGTTATTCTCTGCTGTGGATAGAAGGAATTAGAGCCAGGTTTTACGCTGGTACGACAAATTTCTCACTACCAGCCAGTCCAAAAGCAGCATGAATGACTTGCAAAGCTTTAACACCTTGCTCTTGTGCCACGACACAGCTAATTTTTATTTCTGAGGTGGCAATCATTTGAATATTAATTTGGTGTTCGGCTAGAGCTTCAAACATTTTAGCGGCTACACCTGGTTGTCCCACCATACCTGCACCTACAATACTCACCTTAGCGATCGCACTATCTAAAACAACTTCACCCCATCCTAATTCTGCTGCTACTTGGGTAAGCATTTCTTTTGCACTTTCCCCGTCTATCCGCGAGACTGTAAAAGCAATATCTCGTCTGGGAACACCATCAATCACCCGACAGCGCTGAGATTGGATAATCATATCAACGCTAATATTATGTTGCGCTAATAATCCAAACAGCTTCGCCGCCATCCCCGGCCGATCTGGTAATTGACGAATAGCAAGACGCGCTTGGTTCAAATCGAGGGCGACACCACGAACGGGAGAGTGATGGGGGGATGAGGGGGATGAGGGAGATGAGGAGGATGAGGGGGATAAAAGAATTAATTTGTCTCCCCCTACTCCCTCATCTCCCCCTGCTCCCCCTGCTCCCCCTGCTCCCTGCTCCCCTGCCTCTATCTCAAAGGCGCTGCGGAGTGCGTTGACAGCGCGATCGCATTGTGTTGCATCGACTACACAACTTACTTTCACTTCGCTGGTGGAAATCATCTGGATGTTCACGCCTGCTTCTGCCAAGGTGGCGAACATCTTTGCAGCTACGCCAGGACGTCCAATCATTCCTGCGCCTGCGATACTGACTTTGGCAATGTTATGTTCTATGATTACCTCGGCTTCGTCAGATTTGGGGTTAGATGGACTCCTCAGTGATGGCGCGATCGCTGCTGCTACTGCTTCTGCTCGTTTTAATATTGGTGCGGTGACAGTAAATGCTATGTCATTACTGTTACCTTCATGAACTGACTGAATAATCAAATCTACGTCTACTTTTTGCCGAGAAATTTCGCCAAATAACCTTGCTGCTACGCCTGGTTTATCGGGTACGCGCAACAAAGCCACCTTCGCTTGGTCAGTGTCAAATTCTACAGCATCCACCGGACGGGCAATTTCTAGATTGATTAGCGATCGCCCTTGCGGTTTGGCTGATGTTACCCAAGTACCGGGAGCATCCGTCCAGCTAGACCTAACTACTAAGGGAACACCATAGTTGCGAGCGATTTCCACAGCGCGGGGATGCAGCACTTTTGCGCCTAAGCTAGCTAATTCCAACATTTCATCGCAGGTGATGTCATCCATCAACTGGGCTTCGGCAACTAAGCGGGGGTCTGTAGTTAATATCCCTGGAACGTCTGTATAAATTTCACAAAAATTTGCTTGTAATGCGGCTGCGATCGCCACCGCCGAAGTGTCAGAACCACCACGCCCCAAAGTTGTAATTTCCATTTCTCCGGCGCTGGATGTGCCTTGAAAACCTGCTACTACAACTACTTTACCTGTATTTATGTGACGAGTTAGGCGAGTAGTTTCAATATGCAAAATCCGAGCGCGGCTGTGTTCGGCTTCGGTAACAATTCCTACCTGAGCGCCAGTCATCGAAATTGCTGGTTGTCCGAGTTCCTGCAAAGCCATACTAAGTAAGGCAATGGTGACTTGTTCTCCAGTGGAAAGTAGCATATCCATTTCCCGGCGGTTAGGATTTGGAGAAATTTCATTAGCGAGTTTGACGAGTCCATCGGTGGTTTTGCCCATTGCCGAAACTACTACAACAAGCGAGTTTCCTGCTTTAACGGTTTTGTAAACGCGTTGTGCAACAGCTTGAATACGTTCAACTGAACCGACAGATGTACCACCGTATTTCTGAACTATGAGCGCCATAACTTTTATACAATCAATTGTGTCTGCTTTGATCAATGCCCCCGCCGGGTTAGAAAGCTTTTAAGGCTTATCAGTTATATAGTTTACTAAATATCGCGCAGATTACCCCATCTAATCTTCAGCCTGATGCACGAAAACTTTAGTTATGACATTTGTGGGTACTGGTGCAAGTCTTCAATCGAGCATTTGCATGTTTATCGGCTAAGAGCTAAAGATTATTCAAAAACTACATCTTCGTAAAGTGCTGCCATTGTTTCCTCAAAATCCACGCTGTTGAGTCGAAATGATTTATCTTCTGCTGTGTAGGATTGTAAAACCCAAAGTCTCTGCTCATTGCGTCGAAAGCACTCGACTCGCTGACGTTTTGTATTAATTAAAATATACTCTTGCAGACTTTCTAGGGTTTGATAATCGGCAAATTTGTCGCCCCGGTCAAAGGCTTCAGTAGAATTAGATAAAACTTCGACAATTAAACAGGGAAATCTTTTATAAGCTGGCGTTTCTTGATCTCGTTGGTCGCAAGTAACCATAACATCGGGATAATAAAAGCGATTTAGAGATTCAATTCGGGCTTTCATATCAGTGATATAAACACGACAGCCAGAGCCGCGCACATGATTACGGAGGAGAGCGAACAGGTTCCCAGCGATAGTAACGTGTGGATCAAGCGCTCCAGCCATTGCGTAGATATAGCCGTCGATGTATTCATGTTTGACAAGGTTTTCTTCCTCTATTTGGAGGTACTTTTCAGGGGTAAGGTAGTTTTGTTGGGGCGAGGCGATCATATTTGAAAATTCAAAGTTTAAGCGATGCTGATTTCTAGGGTAGCGTTTGCTGTTGATTAGAAGGTCAAAAAAAGTTTATTCTAGTGAAAAAAACCAACAACAGAGGCGAAAAAGATTTTGGAGAGAGAATTTTAAGTAAGGCTTACAATCAATAAAAAATTCCCAACAACTTACAACCATAGACAAGATATAAAATTCCAAATGCATAAATTGAAGCAATTGCGGGTGAAATTGTCCTTAACACCAATATTGGTAGCGCTGACAGTAAACAGTACAGCCAGCGTTGCATTTGCTGGAGGATTTGCCCTGAACGAACAGAGTGTCAAGGGTTTGGGAAATGCTTTTGCAGGAAGTGCAGCCACTGCTGATGATGCCAGCACAATTTTCTTTAACCCGGCTGGCTTGACTCGCTTACCAGATAATTCCTTTTTTGGAGCTTCTTATGTTATTTTCCCAACAATCATTTTTCAAAACCAGGGTTCTAACGTAGCAACAGGGGTTCCATTGTCAGGTGGTAATGGTGGAGAAGCAGGCGTTGATATTATTGTGCCAAACCTCTATGCTGCTTGGAGCGTTTCCGATCGCCTGAAACTGGGTATTGGTATTAACGTTCCTTTTGGGCTATCTAGTAAATACGATAGTAACTGGGTTGGGCGTTACCAAGCAGTCGAGTCTAAACTCACTACTATTAATATTAATCCCACTGTGGCAGCCAAGTTGAGTGATAACTTGTCTGTTGGTGCAGGTCTAAATATACAGTATGCCGAGACAACACTCTCCAATGCGATCAACTTTGGTTTAATTGGGCAAAGTGTAGGTTTACCTACCCAATCCCAACAAGCAGATGGTTTTGTCAAAGTCTCAGGCTCCGATTGGAGTGTAGGGTACAACTTGGGAGTGATGTACGAACCATCCAAAACTACCCGGGTTGGTTTGAGTTATCGATCGCCAATTACTCAAGACATTCGCGGGAATGCTGACTTTACAGTCCCTGCAAGCGCTAGAGCATTAACTGCTAGGGGACAATTTACAGACACAGGAGCCAACGCCGTCTTAAACTTGCCTGATACCTTATCACTTGCTGTATATCAAGAACTTAACCCTCGTTTGGCAATTGTCGGTGATGTAACTTGGACAAACTGGAGCCGCTTTAAAGAGTTGCGAGTTCAATTTGACAATCCAGTTCAAGCAGATACCGTACAGCCGGAGAATTGGAATGATACTTACCGTTTTGGAGTTGGGGCCAATTATGCTGTGAGCGATCGCTTAACACTGCGAACGGGTATCACTTACGATCCTTGCCCTGTTAGTGAAGAATTTAATACGCCGCGATTACCCGGTGGCGATCGCACCTTGCTTGGGTTCGGTGCTAGCTATCGGCCTTCCAAGTCATTCAATTTTGACATTGGTTATACCCACGTATTTGTAAACGATAGCGACATTAACCAGTCAAGTAGTACAGCAGGTACGCTCAAAGGTACTTTTGAAGGTGGCGTGGATATCGTTGGGTTACAAGTAAGCTGGCAATTTTAACTAAAATCAACTCCTTCTTACTTTGCGGCAACAGACAGTTATACTCACACTGCATTCTTGTGCAGTTTGGACGCACACTTCAATTCCATGTACTAGATAGAGCCGATAGGTGCAGATATCTGAGCCAAATACATCATAACCCTTGGATTCATCATGAACCCGCACAGCTACAGCTTTGTTAGGATCTGCGATCGCAGCTAAATCACCGACAATTGGTGGCAAAAATACCTCCAAATGCGATCGCGCCCCTGAGTCGCACTTGAGCCTCAAGCCAACCCTTTTCAAACAACCTCTTAGGGCCAAAGCTACTGGGATGGGAAGTAAGAACAATATGCCTGGAAACGTCGTTTTGCTTTGGCATAGTAATTATTTTTTGGGGATATTTTTATAAGCTATTAGTCACTAGGTATTTGTCAACTACCTCTAGTCAGTTTTTATTTTTATAAATCTAAATATCGAGTGTGGTATTAGTCGTATACTGAATACAATGAATAACACAGAAAATTCCCAAAATCACAGTCGCAGCAATTTTCCAAAAAGACCCTTGGTGCCTTATTGCACATCCCAACCCAGCAATTAAAACCCTTGCAGACCTCAAAGGCAAACCAATTTATGTCTCTGCTTCTGCTAATATTACCTATTGGCCTTTACTCGAAGCAAAGTATGGTTTTACCGAAGATCAAAAGCGTCCTTACAACTTTAATCCTACTCCTTTTTTGATTGACAAAAACTCAGCCCAGCAAGGTTATATTACATCTGAACCCTTTGCTATTGAGAAGCAGGGTAGTTTTCAGCCAGTAGTATTTTTATTAGCAGATTATGGTTATCAACCCTATGCAACCACTATTGAAACCAAGAAAGAACTAGTAGAAAAAAATCCCGAATTAGTGCAGCGATTTGTTGATGCCTCAATTAAAGGTTGGTATAGCTACCTAGAAAATCCCCAACCAGGGAATCAATTAATTAAAAAAGATAATCCAGAAATGACAGATGAGCAACTTGTCTATAGCATTCAAAAGCTAAAAGAATATGGAATTATCCTTTCTGATGCCGCAGAAAAACAAGGTATTGGGGCGATGAGTGATGCAAGGTGGAAATTACTCTTTGATAGCATGGTTGATACTAAGATTTCTAAATCCAACGTTAACTACAAGGAAGCATACACCTTGGAATTTGTGAATAAAGGGGTAGGCTATTACAAGAAGTAAGCCGCAGAATGAATGAGTAACCGTCCCATTATTACTCTAAATGAGATTAGCAAGGTCTATACCAATGGCACTGTTGCCCTGCAAGACCTAAATTTAGCAATTCCAGAGTCGCAATTTGTTAGTTTAGTTGGCCCCTCCGGGTGCGGTAAAAGTACAGTTCTGCGACTGATTGCCGGATTGGGACGCACGAGTTCTGGTAGTATTGACTGGGGTATAACTCAGCAAGCAAGAAAACTGGCTTTTGTTTTCCAGGATGCCGCACTCATGCCTTGGGCAAATGTCAGGGAGAATGTGCGCCTACCGCTAAAATTGGCGAGAATGTCTAAAAAAGATAGCCAAAAATTGGTACAGCAGACATTAGCGCTGGTAGGATTAGAAGGCTTTGAGGAAAACTATCCCCGCCAGTTATCAGGTGGGATGAAAATGCGGGTATCAATTGCTAGAGCATTAGTTACTCAGCCAAATGTCCTGTTGATGGATGAACCATTTGGCGCATTAGATGAAATTACTCGTAGCAAACTCAATGGTGATTTACTAGATTTGTGGTTTCAACAACGCTGGACGGTGGTTTTTGTTACCCACAATATTTACGAAGCAGTGTACTTATCAAATCGCGTGCTAGTTATGGGGACAAGTCCCGGAAGGATTGTAGCTGATGTAGAAATTGATGTTCCCTACCCCCGTAACGATGACTTTCGCACATCATTGCTATATAACCAATATTGCCGTGAAATTTCTCAGCATCTAGCTCAAGCTATGAGCTTTGCGCCAATTTAAAATTTTTAATTTATATGCTATTCATCCGTCGTACCCAATCACAAAAGACATCAAGCAAGTTTCTTTCTGCTGAGGTTTTGGCACCGATGGGAATTGGCATTATAGCATTATTGTTATGGGATATATTTGTGCGGATAACACATCTACCTCCTTATATCCTCCCTGGCCCTTTATTAGTATTTACAACCTTAATTACTGACTGGAACGAGCTTTTTGCATCACTATTAATTACACTGCAAATAACAGTTGTTGCTTTTATTGCTGCGGCTATTTCTGGTTTACTAATGGCGATTTTGTTCACCCAAAGCAAATGGATTGAACGCAGTTTATTTCCTTATGCAGTAATTTTACAAACAACTCCCATAGTTGCGATCGCACCCTTAATCATTCTTTGGTTAAAAAATAACACTTTCGCTGCCTTAGTAGTTTGTGCCTGGATTGTCGCCTTTTTCCCCATCGTATCCAACACTACACTAGGACTCAACAGCGTTGACCGAAACTTGCTCAACCTATTTCAACTTTACAAAGCTTCTCGCTGGCAAACTCTGCTATATCTCCGTTTACCCAGCGCCATGCCCTATTTCTTAGGTGGTTTAAAAATTAGTGGTGGTTTAGCATTAATTGGCGCAGTGGTTGCCGAATTTGTCGCTGGTACTGGTGGGGCAAAATCTGGCATTGCTTACCGGATTTTAATTTCCAGCTACAACTTACAAATTCCTCGGATGTTTGCAGCATTATTTCTCACAACTGGGTTGGGTGTATTAATTTTTGTCAGCTTGAGTGCCCTATCTGACTTTATATTAAGTAAGTGGCATGAAAGTGCTGTGAAACATGAGAATTAAGATTTTAAAACGCAGAGGAACGCAAAGGTTTACGCAGAGGAACGCAGAGGAATTAATTCTCTGCGAACCTTTGCGCTTCCCTCAGCGTTCCTTTGCGTTAAAAAAAGGATATAAGCTATGACAACATTGGATGCCCTAATTAATTCTCTAGAAGGTATAGAAATCATCACCGACTCCGCCCAAGTCGCCAAATTATCCCAGGATTATCACAGCTTTAGCCCGGTACTTGTGCCGAAACTAGAGGGCAAAGTCGGGGATATCGTAGCGCGTCCCGCCAATGAAGCAGAGGTTTTAAAAGTTGCCGCCGCCTGTGCGAAACACCGTGTACCCGTGACAGTGCGAGGTGCGGGAACTGGAAATTATGGGCAATGCGTACCGTTGCATGGTGGCGTAATTTTAGATATGACGCGGATGCAAGAGATTCTTTGGGTAAAGCCAGGAGTGGCACGGGTAGAAGCTGGGGTGAAGTTGGCGGCTATAGATAAAAAAGCCAGAGAAATTGGCTGGGAAATCCGTATGGCTCCCTCGACTTACCGCACAGCCACAATTGGCGGATTTATTGCTGGGGGTAGTGGGGGCATTGGTTCGATACAATATGGGTTATTAGGCGATCGCGGTAATATTCTAGCACTGCGAGTGGTAACTGTAGAAGATGAACCCCGTGCGATCGAATTACGCGGCGACGATGTGCAAAAGGTGAATCATGCTTGGGGAATTAACGGCATCATCACCGAAGTAGAAATCCCATTGGGGCCAGCTTATCCGTGGGCAGAAGTGATTATCACCTTTGACGATTTTATGACAGCAGCAAAGTTTGGTCAAGCTCTTGGTAATGCTGATGGGATGATTAAGAAGTTGATTTCTGTTTTTGCATCTCCAATTCCTCAATACTTTCATGCCCTACAAGAGTATATTCCTGAAGGGACTCATCCAGTATTTCTGATAGTTGCTGAATCGAGTTTGGAATTCTTACCAGGTTTGGTGCAGCAATATGGCGGCAAAATTACTTATGAAAAACCAGCCGAGGAAGCAGCCAAAGGTATACATTTAGCAGAATTTTGCTGGAACCACACTACCTTACACGCCCGGAGTGTAGATACTGGTGTTACCTATTTACAAAGTATGTTTCCTCGTGACCGCAGTTTGCAACTAGTACAGCACATGTATCATCACTTCGGCGATGAGGTAATGATGCATTTGGAATTCTTTCGCGTGAACGGTGCGGTAGTTCCTGGTGCTTTGCAACTTGTGCGCTACACCACCGAAGAACGCCTCAACGAGATTATCCGCTATCACGAAGAACAGGGTGTCAGTATTGCCAATCCCCACACGTATATTATTGAAGACGGCGGCAGAAAAGTTATTGACCCTGAGCAGTTAAAATTTAAGGAAATAGTTGATCCATATCGGTTGATGAATCCCGGTAAAAGCAAGGTTATTCAATTGCAAATTCAAAATTAGCAAACTACAAAAAACACATATCAAAATTTTTTCTGTATATTTGTGTAACTTCGCTTCAAAAAGCTAGCTGTTAGGCGTTTATAATTTGTGGTTTGATTTCAACACCCGTGGGGATAACCCAAAATCCACCATTCCAAAATCGCCCATGATTGAAATTGACGGTTCCTACGGAGAGGGAGGCGGACAAGTTCTTCGCACTTCCTTAAGTCTAGCGGCCATCACTGGCGAACCCATACGAATTTCAGGCATTCGCGCTGGACGCAAAAAGCCAGGATTAGCAGCACAACACTTAACCGCAGTTCGGGCTGCCGCGAGAATTTGTAATGCCCAACT
It includes:
- a CDS encoding tetratricopeptide repeat protein, translating into MNSHLLNGHYRILKILNDSENGKNYLAEDVNLPGSQFIVKQLRPPSSNPENLTILRRLVATQAANLEKLGQKHDRIQKLIAYFEENEEFYIVQEFIPGNPLTNEIIQGQPLGEDQVISLLSEILEILVIVHSNGVIHRDIKPANIICRESDKKLVLVNFGVFNGAINNTVNDLEYMPIEQVNGNLKYNSDIYALGIVAIAALLGLSENEISNLRSQKNRLTDEIIWYNKNLKINRKLAIIINKMVRFDYRKGYQYATEVLDDLKKITNVDHNQQKHHHKQLLLVLTGVAGCIILGVGAWQLRLLKPLTDAQQTLYQEGVNKYDAGNYEGAVEDFNQAIELAPKNALAYNKRGDAYYRLGDYEQAQADSSQAISLNPQDANAYFDRGFAFSELGKYKEAIADYTQAIKLNSQDAYAYYGRGLARTQLKDNKGAIADFNKAIALKPQYTEAYLQRGILRRRLRKRLEAIQDFDRVIKINPSDAKAYYQRGLTQSINKQKYAALKDYTDAININPKYIEAYLNRGDIYSDLGDNLEATEDYNTILQIDPKFTAAYIHRGIHRFSFGDYKGAIEDYTEALKLDSNNLAAYNNRGNAYLELGNKKAANQDYSRAIAINGNNALAYYNRGVIRTKQKNKQGAIADFRKSAKLFQQQGEKDSYQDAQREIAILQNKSAPAKATRLKSGKREKN
- a CDS encoding aspartate kinase gives rise to the protein MALIVQKYGGTSVGSVERIQAVAQRVYKTVKAGNSLVVVVSAMGKTTDGLVKLANEISPNPNRREMDMLLSTGEQVTIALLSMALQELGQPAISMTGAQVGIVTEAEHSRARILHIETTRLTRHINTGKVVVVAGFQGTSSAGEMEITTLGRGGSDTSAVAIAAALQANFCEIYTDVPGILTTDPRLVAEAQLMDDITCDEMLELASLGAKVLHPRAVEIARNYGVPLVVRSSWTDAPGTWVTSAKPQGRSLINLEIARPVDAVEFDTDQAKVALLRVPDKPGVAARLFGEISRQKVDVDLIIQSVHEGNSNDIAFTVTAPILKRAEAVAAAIAPSLRSPSNPKSDEAEVIIEHNIAKVSIAGAGMIGRPGVAAKMFATLAEAGVNIQMISTSEVKVSCVVDATQCDRAVNALRSAFEIEAGEQGAGGAGGAGGDEGVGGDKLILLSPSSSSSPSSPSSPHHSPVRGVALDLNQARLAIRQLPDRPGMAAKLFGLLAQHNISVDMIIQSQRCRVIDGVPRRDIAFTVSRIDGESAKEMLTQVAAELGWGEVVLDSAIAKVSIVGAGMVGQPGVAAKMFEALAEHQINIQMIATSEIKISCVVAQEQGVKALQVIHAAFGLAGSEKFVVPA
- a CDS encoding Uma2 family endonuclease, whose product is MIASPQQNYLTPEKYLQIEEENLVKHEYIDGYIYAMAGALDPHVTIAGNLFALLRNHVRGSGCRVYITDMKARIESLNRFYYPDVMVTCDQRDQETPAYKRFPCLIVEVLSNSTEAFDRGDKFADYQTLESLQEYILINTKRQRVECFRRNEQRLWVLQSYTAEDKSFRLNSVDFEETMAALYEDVVFE
- a CDS encoding OmpP1/FadL family transporter, translating into MHKLKQLRVKLSLTPILVALTVNSTASVAFAGGFALNEQSVKGLGNAFAGSAATADDASTIFFNPAGLTRLPDNSFFGASYVIFPTIIFQNQGSNVATGVPLSGGNGGEAGVDIIVPNLYAAWSVSDRLKLGIGINVPFGLSSKYDSNWVGRYQAVESKLTTININPTVAAKLSDNLSVGAGLNIQYAETTLSNAINFGLIGQSVGLPTQSQQADGFVKVSGSDWSVGYNLGVMYEPSKTTRVGLSYRSPITQDIRGNADFTVPASARALTARGQFTDTGANAVLNLPDTLSLAVYQELNPRLAIVGDVTWTNWSRFKELRVQFDNPVQADTVQPENWNDTYRFGVGANYAVSDRLTLRTGITYDPCPVSEEFNTPRLPGGDRTLLGFGASYRPSKSFNFDIGYTHVFVNDSDINQSSSTAGTLKGTFEGGVDIVGLQVSWQF
- a CDS encoding ABC transporter substrate-binding protein, whose amino-acid sequence is MTVAAIFQKDPWCLIAHPNPAIKTLADLKGKPIYVSASANITYWPLLEAKYGFTEDQKRPYNFNPTPFLIDKNSAQQGYITSEPFAIEKQGSFQPVVFLLADYGYQPYATTIETKKELVEKNPELVQRFVDASIKGWYSYLENPQPGNQLIKKDNPEMTDEQLVYSIQKLKEYGIILSDAAEKQGIGAMSDARWKLLFDSMVDTKISKSNVNYKEAYTLEFVNKGVGYYKK
- a CDS encoding ABC transporter ATP-binding protein codes for the protein MSNRPIITLNEISKVYTNGTVALQDLNLAIPESQFVSLVGPSGCGKSTVLRLIAGLGRTSSGSIDWGITQQARKLAFVFQDAALMPWANVRENVRLPLKLARMSKKDSQKLVQQTLALVGLEGFEENYPRQLSGGMKMRVSIARALVTQPNVLLMDEPFGALDEITRSKLNGDLLDLWFQQRWTVVFVTHNIYEAVYLSNRVLVMGTSPGRIVADVEIDVPYPRNDDFRTSLLYNQYCREISQHLAQAMSFAPI
- a CDS encoding ABC transporter permease; this translates as MLFIRRTQSQKTSSKFLSAEVLAPMGIGIIALLLWDIFVRITHLPPYILPGPLLVFTTLITDWNELFASLLITLQITVVAFIAAAISGLLMAILFTQSKWIERSLFPYAVILQTTPIVAIAPLIILWLKNNTFAALVVCAWIVAFFPIVSNTTLGLNSVDRNLLNLFQLYKASRWQTLLYLRLPSAMPYFLGGLKISGGLALIGAVVAEFVAGTGGAKSGIAYRILISSYNLQIPRMFAALFLTTGLGVLIFVSLSALSDFILSKWHESAVKHEN
- a CDS encoding FAD-binding oxidoreductase; the protein is MTTLDALINSLEGIEIITDSAQVAKLSQDYHSFSPVLVPKLEGKVGDIVARPANEAEVLKVAAACAKHRVPVTVRGAGTGNYGQCVPLHGGVILDMTRMQEILWVKPGVARVEAGVKLAAIDKKAREIGWEIRMAPSTYRTATIGGFIAGGSGGIGSIQYGLLGDRGNILALRVVTVEDEPRAIELRGDDVQKVNHAWGINGIITEVEIPLGPAYPWAEVIITFDDFMTAAKFGQALGNADGMIKKLISVFASPIPQYFHALQEYIPEGTHPVFLIVAESSLEFLPGLVQQYGGKITYEKPAEEAAKGIHLAEFCWNHTTLHARSVDTGVTYLQSMFPRDRSLQLVQHMYHHFGDEVMMHLEFFRVNGAVVPGALQLVRYTTEERLNEIIRYHEEQGVSIANPHTYIIEDGGRKVIDPEQLKFKEIVDPYRLMNPGKSKVIQLQIQN